AAAATCTTGGATGCGTCGCATCCCACCAGCAGAACCTATAGCTTCCCCTACCAACTTACCTTCATCATCGATTTTGCCTTCAAAAGAATAGGCAATCTGGACACCAAACCGTTGACCATCACGAAAATAGTTTTCAATTTCCTCAGCCAAATGGCTCACATTGACCATAATTTGGTCAAAACCATGCTGCCGTAAAAGTTCTAATAAAAATTCCATCACTGGCTTTTGCAGGATTGGAATCATCGGTTTGGGAATCGTGTAGGTAATCGGACGAACGCGAGTACCCTTACCTGCTGCGAGAATCATCGCTTTCATAGTATTTATTCCTCAACCACAAGCCAGTTTACTTTCATCGTGTGATACTTAATCATCAGTTTTTTTGGTCTGTTATAAGTAACCGCTAACAACAGGGATAACAGGAATCTATGGTTTATTGCAACCACAGATATGGTTATTTCTCCAGAGAATAAGGGACAGGTGACAGGTGAGCGGGGGTAATTGAAAGCGTATTCATACTTGACTGGATATATACCAGTTCTAGGCGTTAATGGGTGTTTAGTCCCAAAGAGCATGAGGAAATTGCAAGCACTATCCCCTATTTCTTATTCCCTATTCCCTCCATTGATGACAAGCAATCAGTTATCTTTATTAATTTAATCGGATTTTTGGTTTCCCTGATGCAACAGTCTGTAAATTTACTTAAGCTTATATATTACTGTTCTAAACGACTTTAGTTCATCGGCTGTTCTAATGATTGGTATGTGTTGGCTGAGTCTGTAATTAGACGGATTTTCACTTCTTGATAAAATTCCTCTTGAGATAGTTCCACTTTAGATTGTGCCGATAACAGCAATAAAGCCCAAAAAACACTGACTAGATGGCTATTTACTGATTCATGAGTTGATAATTCCTGTTGTTGCTTTGTCTGAGACCACAATTCTATAAGTTGTTCTAAGTTTAAGTAATTTTGTTCTAAGAGTAATTGTTCGGCTGAACAACGCAATACTTGCTCCAATTCCCCCGCTACTTCTGTTAAATTTTCTTGGTGCGCTAACTCTAGCGCCTCTCGCATCGCTTTGACAGTGGGCTGGCGCTTGGGACGTTCCGGTTTGCTAACTTTTTGTACCAGTTTGAGCTGATTCGCCATAATTTGCAACTGCGCGATTAGCTCTTGCAAGGTTACACGGCGTTTCGGTGGTGGCATGGCGGCAGTCCGCCTACGCAAAACTCGCTCTAAAGGTAGACGGTGAGTTTGATGGAAAATACCATCTCCATTCTCGATTAATAGCTCATCTTCAATATCTGCTAAATCTTCTGCTGTGGACAACTGCATCAAGGTATTAGCTTTGAATAAAACTAGCATAGAGGCTGATAAAAAAGCTTGCCCAGATTGGGACAAGTCTGATTCGTAGCCTCTAGCAGTTGTCTTTGGTGTCATTAGTTCTAAATAACGGTCAATCACCTCAATAACCTTGACATCCCAAGGATCTATGTCTCCTTGTTCTGCTTGCTCAATTAGAAGTGTAATTGTCTCTAATAGCTCGGAAGCATCCATGCTGTGGGGATTGGGGAGTAGGGAGTGGGGAGTGGGGAGTGGGGGGAGAAGAGGAAGATGAGGGAGAAAGGGGAACAGGGGAGAAAAACAATTAACAACTGTCAACTGTCAACTGTCAACTGTCAACTGCTTACTCAGCACTCAAATTTTCTCCGCCTACAGAATGGTGTATATAATAACCAATTTTTTATCAAAAGAAGGATGAATTTTAACTATTAAAGCTTTGGAATGAATATACATTGTTGAGCTTTAATTACCAAGGATAGGAATTTCCTCACATGAGTCTACTATCTATTGATGAGTTAAAAAATTTAATTGAGAATTGTCAAACACCATGTGTATCTCTTTATATGCCTATGCAGAAAGCAGGGCCGGAGATTCGCCAAAACCCCATTCGCTTTAAAAATTTAGTGCGTGAGGCTGAACAACGTTTACAGGCATTAGAAATTCCTGCTAACGAAATTGAAAATTTACTACAACCAGTCAAAGAATTAGATGAAGCTGAGTTTTGGGAAAATCAAGACCACGGTTTAGCAATTTTTATTGCGCCGCAAGTATTCCGTTACTACAGTCTGCCGATAGAGTGTCAAGAATTGGTAGTTGTAAGTAATCAATTCCATTTCAAGCCGTTGCTGCATTTAATTAATAGTGATGGTAAGTTTTATATTCTCGCTCTAGGTCAAAAGGATCTGAAGTTTTTTGAGGGGACGCGCGGTGGAATCACTGAGGTAGAAGTAGAAAATATGCCTAAGAGTGTTGATGAGGTTCTCCAGTACGACGAAACTGGCAAAGAGGGGCAATTCCGCATTGCTACATCTAAGGGTAGTAACAATAATCCTTTTACGCGATCGCAGCCTGGAGCATTCCACGGTCAAGGTAGTCCCGACCGAGATCAACACCAAGAAGCTATCTTACAATTTTTCCACGCTGTGGATACAGCCTTACACGAAAAACTGCGGGATCAAAAAGCACCTTTAATTTTGGCTGGTGTGGATTATCTCCACCCCATTTATCGAGAAGCTAACAAGTATCCTCATCTTTTGGAACAGGCTATTACTAAAAGACCCGAACTTTTCCAAGCAGATGAGTTACATAGCGAAGCTTGGGAAATTGTCGAACCTTTGTTCCATCAGTCAGAACAGGAAGCGATTGAACTTTTCCAACAACTGGCCGGAGAGGAAACTGGTACAGCTTCTAGCGATATTAAAGAAATCGTTTCCGCCGCTTATTACCAAAGGGTTGACTCGTTAATCGTCCCAGTAGGGCAGCAAATCTGGGGTACATTTGACCCGGATACAATGGCTGTAGACCTGCATCCAGAGCCACAACCGGAAGACGGAGATGTTTTGGACTTTGCAGCAATTCATACGCTATTAAACGGTGGTACTGTTTACGCTGTTGAACCAGAGCAAATGCCTGATGGTAAACCAGTTGCGGCGATTTTCCGATATTAATCGGCTTTGGGGTGTTGTATAAAAGAAGGCAGTGAACAATTGACGATTGACAGTTGACAGTTGTCAAGTTATTTGGCATTTTCACTGTCGCTCATGTACAACACCATTTATGAAAACTTTTCGTACTTTTATTAATCAATTTTTAGTTGGTTTAGTTGTTGTTAGTGCTGCATCTGTAATATGTCAACCAGTTAAGGCTGAGTTATTTACTGGGCAATCAGGTAATGTTAAGGCAGAAATAACTTTTGACAAACCGCAGGAGTATCAGTATAAGAATGTGCGGTTGCGAATTGTACGAGCAGGGAAGACGGTTTTAGATAAAACTTTGCCCCAAGAAAGCGAGTACGATAGACCAATTGGTGGGTTA
Above is a genomic segment from Nostoc sp. MS1 containing:
- a CDS encoding segregation/condensation protein A, producing the protein MDASELLETITLLIEQAEQGDIDPWDVKVIEVIDRYLELMTPKTTARGYESDLSQSGQAFLSASMLVLFKANTLMQLSTAEDLADIEDELLIENGDGIFHQTHRLPLERVLRRRTAAMPPPKRRVTLQELIAQLQIMANQLKLVQKVSKPERPKRQPTVKAMREALELAHQENLTEVAGELEQVLRCSAEQLLLEQNYLNLEQLIELWSQTKQQQELSTHESVNSHLVSVFWALLLLSAQSKVELSQEEFYQEVKIRLITDSANTYQSLEQPMN